One genomic window of Actinomycetota bacterium includes the following:
- a CDS encoding TIGR00725 family protein: MNGPYVAVCGPGTATGEEEEWAEEVGRRLGEAGAVVVCGGLGGVMDAAARGAAAAGGTVIGILPGEDRLGASEHLTVAIPTGMGEARNALIARVADAVIAIGGEWGTLSEIALARKMGRPVVGLATWALGDRAESIVHSDSPEEAVGQTLELLG, encoded by the coding sequence GTGAACGGGCCGTACGTGGCGGTGTGCGGGCCGGGCACGGCCACCGGAGAAGAAGAGGAGTGGGCCGAGGAGGTCGGCCGGAGGCTGGGGGAGGCCGGCGCCGTCGTCGTGTGCGGGGGCCTCGGGGGGGTGATGGACGCCGCGGCGCGAGGGGCCGCCGCCGCGGGAGGGACCGTGATCGGCATCCTTCCCGGCGAAGATCGCCTCGGCGCCAGCGAGCATCTCACCGTGGCCATCCCGACCGGGATGGGCGAGGCCAGGAACGCGTTGATCGCCCGAGTGGCGGACGCGGTCATCGCCATCGGCGGGGAGTGGGGGACGCTGTCGGAGATCGCCCTGGCGCGGAAGATGGGGAGACCGGTCGTGGGCCTCGCCACCTGGGCGCTCGGCGACCGAGCCGAGAGCATCGTCCACTCAGACTCACCTGAGGAAGCGGTCGGGCAGACCCTCGAGCTCTTGGGCTGA
- a CDS encoding MATE family efflux transporter: MATSSSEPGRRSGRLRAAVEQILPVDRFGDERTILAGTGQSAVGLVVAILATFATQVLITRVQGAAAFGIVTLATQGALVLGYFSRVGMDMAAVRRVAIDVGRGHRARVRAIVSRAAVISTVASVAVASLVFAFAGPLARAFSSDQVAGATSAFRAAALAIPFVALVQVYLGATRGLKVMRHTLYVFWMGQPLGWMALILVGWLAARSVGVTTLAYAGSWVLATIAAAWLWRRETSGFGREPPEAGEVRDLLRYGTPRAPAALFSQLLFWTDLFVLARYASSEETGVYAAAARAAQVILLFIISVSLMFSPFVADLHARGEREKLDRLFKQLTRWTMAATLPIFIVLAVTPESALRLFGSEFGAGRTALLILLLGQLVNVATGTVGFILIMVGRTGWDLVVYAASVAFDIGAAILLIGGLGLGMVGAAVAGALTMALSKLARLWLVHRFVRIQPFDRDYARLLLPTLAGLGLGIVAHLALAGAPWPVDLLVTAAAASVGYLPVLLWVGLPPAERGAMVRLARAAVGRSEGIPPGGDESTEVP; encoded by the coding sequence TTGGCTACCTCGAGTAGCGAGCCGGGGCGCCGGAGCGGCCGGCTCCGGGCCGCCGTCGAGCAGATCCTTCCGGTCGACCGGTTCGGGGACGAACGCACCATCCTGGCCGGGACGGGCCAGTCCGCGGTCGGCCTGGTGGTGGCGATCCTGGCCACCTTCGCCACCCAGGTCCTGATCACGCGGGTCCAGGGGGCCGCGGCCTTCGGCATCGTCACGCTGGCCACCCAGGGCGCGCTGGTGCTCGGGTACTTCTCGCGGGTCGGCATGGATATGGCCGCGGTCCGGCGGGTGGCCATCGACGTGGGTCGAGGCCATCGAGCCCGGGTGCGGGCCATCGTATCGCGCGCGGCGGTCATCTCCACGGTGGCCAGCGTGGCGGTGGCCTCTCTGGTGTTCGCCTTCGCCGGGCCGCTGGCACGGGCGTTCTCATCGGATCAGGTCGCCGGGGCCACCTCGGCGTTCCGGGCCGCCGCCCTGGCCATCCCGTTCGTGGCCCTGGTCCAGGTGTACCTGGGGGCCACCCGAGGCCTGAAGGTGATGCGGCACACGCTCTACGTATTTTGGATGGGGCAGCCGCTCGGGTGGATGGCTCTGATCCTGGTCGGGTGGCTGGCCGCGCGCTCGGTCGGGGTGACGACGCTGGCCTACGCGGGATCGTGGGTCCTGGCCACGATCGCAGCGGCCTGGTTGTGGCGCCGCGAGACCTCGGGGTTCGGCCGGGAACCGCCCGAGGCCGGCGAGGTCCGGGACCTGCTCAGGTACGGGACCCCCCGGGCTCCGGCGGCGCTGTTCTCCCAGCTGCTGTTCTGGACGGACCTCTTCGTGCTGGCTCGGTACGCGTCGTCGGAGGAGACGGGCGTGTACGCGGCGGCTGCCCGGGCCGCCCAGGTCATCCTCCTGTTCATCATCTCGGTCTCGCTGATGTTCAGCCCGTTCGTCGCCGACCTGCACGCCAGGGGGGAGCGGGAGAAGCTCGACCGGCTGTTCAAGCAGCTCACCAGGTGGACGATGGCAGCCACCCTGCCGATCTTCATCGTGCTGGCGGTGACCCCGGAGTCCGCCCTGCGCCTGTTCGGTTCCGAATTCGGGGCCGGGCGCACCGCCCTGCTCATCCTGCTGCTGGGCCAGCTGGTCAACGTGGCCACCGGCACCGTCGGCTTCATCCTGATCATGGTGGGGCGTACCGGCTGGGATCTGGTCGTGTACGCGGCCTCCGTGGCCTTCGACATCGGTGCGGCCATCCTCCTGATCGGCGGCCTCGGCCTCGGGATGGTGGGGGCCGCGGTGGCCGGTGCGCTGACGATGGCGCTGTCGAAGCTGGCTCGGCTGTGGCTCGTGCACCGTTTCGTGAGGATCCAGCCCTTCGACCGGGATTACGCGCGACTGCTGCTTCCCACGCTGGCCGGGCTCGGTCTGGGGATCGTCGCCCACCTGGCCCTGGCCGGCGCGCCCTGGCCGGTCGATCTCCTCGTCACCGCGGCAGCGGCCTCGGTCGGGTACCTGCCGGTCCTCCTGTGGGTGGGCCTGCCGCCGGCCGAGCGCGGCGCCATGGTGCGGCTGGCCCGGGCCGCCGTCGGACGCTCGGAAGGGATCCCCCCTGGCGGTGACGAATCCACGGAGGTACCGTGA